From Juglans regia cultivar Chandler chromosome 9, Walnut 2.0, whole genome shotgun sequence:
AAGTACCCGAACGGGGCTAGACCGAACCGGGCGGCAACTTCTGGGTATTGGAAGGCGACGGGAACTGACAAACCTGTGCTAAGTTCGGGGAGTAATCAAAAGGTTGGTGTGAAGAAAGCCCTTGTGTTCTATGGAGGGAAGCCTCCAAAGGGGATCAAGACCAATTGGATTATGCATGAGTACCGGCTGGCAGATAACAAGGCTAGCAATAAGCCTCCTGGGTGTGATTTAGGCAACAAGAAGAACTCTTTGAGGGTAATTTTCCGGACTGTACATGTAATTTTGATTGTTCTTAATCATTGGGGGGTAATTGTGAAAACCCACTTGAATCGTTGATGAAttgattgttttttgtttagCTTGATGATTGGGTCCTATGTCGAATCTACAAAAAGAACAACACGCATAGACCTGTTGATCACGAAAGGGAGGACTCGATGGATGACATGATTGGACCAATACAACCTTCAGTTGCCGTGGGCCAACATGTGAAACTACAACTACTTCCAAAGGGGCCCAGTACCAACTATGGCCTCGAAAATTACCCCAGTATGTTCGAAGGGATGGTAAGCAGTACTGATGGGGTCAACTCTGCTAGAGCGATGTGCCAGTTAGCCTGTTCAAGTTCCAAGCGCGAGCTACCTATGGTTCCAGCCATGGCAATTACCTCGAATAACTTCCCTCCGAAACGGACACTCCCTTCTTTGTACTGgaatgatcatgatcaggacGCAACCGGGCCTTCATCGAGCAAGAGATTGCATCTGGATGGTAGTGATGATCAAAGCGGAGCAAGGACGACTGATGGGAATGCGTCAACGTCTATAGCCACTCTGCTTAGCCAGCTCCCACAGACCCCTTCATTGCACCAACAGGCAATGCTGGGGTCTATTAATGGAGACGGCCTTTTTCGGGCACCTTGTCAGCAGCTACCTGGTTTGAACTggtattcttaattaaatttcGAGTATTGAGCACGAGTGATTGCGCATGTACATTATGAACTTGTCATGTCTAAGTAACATTATGATCGAGCGACTAAAGGCTGCATGCAGAGCTTAATTCCGTCGTGTAAATTGCCAGCAGTACTGATCCATGTTATCTACTTGTCGAAGTTGCAGAAAGTTGGGATGGGataacgtacgtacgtacatgatttTGATGGCTATTTACGAGACTAAAGAGCTAGCGTATAACAGACTTCTGAAATGGCCTCGAAGTCTTCTAAGTGtaaaaggtatatatatatatagctgccaATTTCAGATGAGGCCATTagccgtatatatatattcagacaGTTTTATATATCGTATACATATaaactaggttttttttttcatgtagaagtggaaagaaaaaagaagatcaGATATTGCTATCTAGCTTTTCATGTAGAAAACTAAAACATACAGATGATCATTTCGTATATTTTGTCTGTGACATAACGCTACATCCTCCATGTATATATCGAAATTCGAAGCTAATATATTGCAGAACTTCATCATTTTTGTACATCTTATAATTAAATGGATAATGATCGATTATGGTTTGTCTGTGCATTATTATGTCTGTTGCATCTTGATCATTGGCCGAAGTGTGCTTTATATATGACTGTACCTAAAAATTGTAAGAGAGTGCTTGGTTTTCGATCAGCTTCTTTACAAAATACATAAACCAGTCCTGATCCCCTGTCACTAAATAAACCCAAGAAGCTAAGGTAAGATCAGATGATCTTTTATATTTCGATTATCTTTATGCTCCTTTCCATCCAGGTCTGTGCGTAGGAAATATATGAACGATGAATATACAATCTAATATTGTACAGTATTCTTGCGTCCTCAATGATTTGCCAATTGATGAGACTTGGAAAAGGTGAAGCGTAATTATTTATAACCGTCCATTGGAGAGAAATTTATTAGGacgatcatgtatatatattgtcatgATCAAtggacttttcttttcttttcttttttcgttttcgttttcgtttttgtttttttgttaaattggtAAAGGTATCTATTATGAAGTAGGATGCTATTATCTATAATTTGGCCGTAGAAACGCATCATGATCACAGGATCATAAAGATATTAATTAAGACAATATTAACAGGAAAACATAAATGTATTGCCTGATCAAAAGTTAAATATCTTTTGTAGGTTAAGAATTGCATGGTCATGTTTTTTGGCCGAGATtttatctagaaaaaaaaaaaagaaaaagaaaaaggaaaagaaaagggaaacgAAGAGGAAGATGTACGTATTATTACCTCGTAAAAAATGTTCAACTTAAAAAGAGATTTAGGCCAC
This genomic window contains:
- the LOC108993104 gene encoding NAC transcription factor 56 is translated as MESTDVSTGSQQPNLPPGFRFHPTDEELVVHYLKKKVSSAPLPVAIIAEVDLYKFDPWELPAKATFGEQEWYFFSPRDRKYPNGARPNRAATSGYWKATGTDKPVLSSGSNQKVGVKKALVFYGGKPPKGIKTNWIMHEYRLADNKASNKPPGCDLGNKKNSLRLDDWVLCRIYKKNNTHRPVDHEREDSMDDMIGPIQPSVAVGQHVKLQLLPKGPSTNYGLENYPSMFEGMVSSTDGVNSARAMCQLACSSSKRELPMVPAMAITSNNFPPKRTLPSLYWNDHDQDATGPSSSKRLHLDGSDDQSGARTTDGNASTSIATLLSQLPQTPSLHQQAMLGSINGDGLFRAPCQQLPGLNWYS